The Apis mellifera strain DH4 linkage group LG8, Amel_HAv3.1, whole genome shotgun sequence genome contains a region encoding:
- the LOC551663 gene encoding disintegrin and metalloproteinase domain-containing protein unc-71 isoform X7 codes for MFWLHCGLFVLVIAVPGFISSADSTSKREADYTLDDSFWNEETSVGEAERLLQEYRQNQELVQNIGAHYYQIIYPVQLRHHEKMGISTREVSVSKFPQRGYGEGGYQNVKGRMRTGRHFHRTSLLIKAFNHKFRLDLELNTQLLAPNLVQKDFLTVGAEQTSKQEIEHCYYHGTVRDYPGASAAFHTCNGVSGVIHLGNETFVIHPFYGGDLSQKHPHVIFEARTKANKGCANSGNLEWRVKNRRQKHVLGLSETTSDRYKRDVRETTKYIETAIIIDKAMFEKRNGSTRAEVVHDAIQVANIADMYFRTLNTRVSVIYIETWQGINQAEIATGMDIDLALLNLNDYMMRTMFRVPRDTTQLLTGETFAGGESGVAIPSTICKQKSVGISVDLNTYEPHLLAGTMAHMIGHNIGMSHDDGRSECICREWHGCIMAQSIVGLENVQPYTFSECSKTDYIEVLRSGNGFCLLNKPNEVEVRRSCGNRVIDEGEQCDCGSIEECHEYDPCCDPITCRLTSEAQCATGPCCSDCKLLARGVVCRESTNECDLPEVCTGETGQCPTDVYKKNGNPCSNNDGYCYNGVCPALNLQCEQIWGYGGVAADQQCFEQFNSKGSLSGHCGTDSSGHYIKCELENVRCGSLQCQQGRKLPTVAGIDHSRTIISIKGEEYECKSTTGKVEGSEMPGMGLVRDGTSCGDNLICVNQTCMSLYPLIGNERCPSNHNNHECSGNGVCTNLNNCYCNLGWSGPDCSIEQDIPTRPPITSSTEAAGKNGTDTKLVKKETPYENYHGSNTVFLVGVLMSVVGGVFIVFALMALCYRRKSTVQKYDQPYVKKPPQRGYSGVSGNHHPGHAVLDNVNNKILTFSSMPNCSRGETQRVVFRPPNNVATADGPRVKEHKSQVKRPGMSEEDGDTGADEVVSFIDLPNNLTKLPEKGILKKHGGYGMGGGAVASVERTLDQLNGYHEHIIEALRMAANQRETSGTTSAPMDDEALTEPLTELLTEPLPECYPTDSYRKDIIKHIDNQADEEYEEYVPSCGVIRIRNLEDLIKQLERHSARNRSPSGSEDMRMSESEADRPYRKDSSVCSESSQGSRRCSRGRDDTYGRYCQPSSRSPYGTHQHTQHSHQMYKEEGIYATADPDRGSNTRGETPDSESDAFIQAQQLARRTSEDGVQHRPPQQPPPPPPPPPPAMTGSTVQLLQLHHSQREHRQQPQQQHHCHHHAQQSQPQQQQQPQPSSQQQHQRQQQQQQQQQQQQQQQQQHQLPVEQLPIQQRGYYPSPPYTDNGLENDETENAQSHQQQKLPDVRGIDVNHLPNINKCPLDDNFSLDCNINNGSPKELNTNNTSDNENTALLPPSHFPEYKH; via the exons AAGCAGACTACACTTTAGATGATTCCTTCTGGAACGAAGAAACTTCCGTTg GTGAGGCCGAACGATTACTACAAGAATATCGACAAAACCAAGAGCTAGTACAAAATATCGGGGCCCATTACTATCAGATCATCTATCCAGTACAGTTACGGCATCACGAGAAAATGGGGATATCCACAAGAGAAGTGAGCGTATCCAAG TTTCCTCAAAGAGGATACGGAGAGGGTGGATATCAGAATGTTAAAGGCAGAATGAGA ACGGGGAGACATTTTCATCGGACGTCCCTCTTGATCAAGGcctttaatcataaatttcgcctagatttagaattaaatac GCAACTTTTAGCTCCGAATCTTGTGCAAAAAGACTTTTTAACCGTCGGTGCGGAACAAACTTCTAAACAG GAGATAGAGCACTGTTACTATCACGGTACCGTGAGGGATTATCCAGGAGCTAGCGCTGCTTTTCACACGTGTAACGGTGTCAGCGGTGTCATTCATTTAGGCAACGAGACATTTGTCATTCATCCATTTTACGGCGGCGATTTGTCG CAGAAACATCCTCACGTTATATTTGAAGCTCGAACAAAGGCTAACAAAGGCTGCGCTAACTCGGGAAATCTTGAGTGGCGTGTAAAGAACCGCCGGCAGAAGCATGTTCTGGGGCTATCGGAGACCACTTCCGATCGATACAAGAGAGACGTCCGTGAAACAACCAAATACATCGAAACTGCCATCATTATCGATAAGGCTATG TTCGAGAAGAGGAACGGTAGCACCAGAGCGGAGGTTGTTCACGATGCCATCCAAGTCGCTAATATCGCGGATATG tATTTCCGCACGTTAAATACTAGAGTCTCCGTCATATACATCGAAACCTGGCAGGGCATAAACCAGGCGGAAATCGCGACGGGCATGGATATCGATCTCGCTTTGCTCAATTTAAACGATTACATGATGCGAACGATGTTCCGTGTTCCTCGTGATACCACTCAATTACTCAC GGGTGAAACGTTCGCCGGTGGAGAATCAGGGGTTGCCATACCTTCAACTATCTGCAAACAAAAATCCGTAGGAATCAGCGTCGATTTGAATACATACGAGCCTCATCTTTTAGCCGGTACTATGGCTCATATGATCGGCCACAATATAGGAATGAGCCATGACGATGGAA GGAGCGAATGTATCTGCCGCGAATGGCACGGATGCATCATGGCTCAATCGATCGTTGGATTGGAGAACGTTCAGCCGTACACGTTTTCCGAATGTAGTAAAACAGATTACATAGAGGTGTTAAGAAGCGGAAACGGCTTTTGTCTTTTAAATAAACCAAACGAG GTCGAAGTGAGGAGATCTTGCGGAAACAGGGTAATCGACGAGGGAGAGCAATGTGATTGCGGATCGATCGAGGAGTGTCACGAGTACGACCCCTGCTGCGATCCGATCACCTGCAGACTCACCTCCGAAGCGCAATGCGCGACCGGTCCTTGCTGCAGCGATTGTAag CTGCTCGCGCGTGGCGTCGTGTGCCGGGAATCGACCAACGAATGCGATCTTCCGGAGGTGTGCACCGGCGAGACCGGCCAATGCCCGACGGACGTCTACAAGAAGAACGGGAATCCTTGCTCCAACAACGACGGGTATTGTTATAACGGCGTCTGCCCGGCGTTGAATCTCCAATGCGAGCAGATATGGGGATACGGTGGCGTTGCCGCGGACCAACAGTGCTTCGAGCAATTCAACTCGAAGGGATCGCTGAGCGGACACTGCGGCACCGACTCCTCCGGTCATTACATCAAATGCGAGCTAGA GAACGTTCGTTGCGGATCGTTACAGTGTCAACAAGGTAGAAAACTGCCAACGGTAGCGGGGATAGATCACTCTAGAactataatttcgataaaaggCGAGGAATACGAATGCAA ATCCACGACTGGAAAGGTGGAAGGATCCGAAATGCCAGGCATGGGATTGGTTCGCGATGGAACATCCTGCGGGGACAACTTG ATTTGCGTGAACCAAACGTGCATGAGCCTTTATCCGCTCATAGGCAACGAACGGTGTCCTAGCAATCACAACAATCACGAGTGCTCGGGAAATGGA GTGTGCACGAATTTGAACAATTGTTATTGCAACCTTGGATGGAGTGGACCAGATTGCTCCATAGAGCAGGATATCCCGACTCGTCCGCCGATAACATCTAGCACCGAAGCGGCCGGTAAAAATGGTACAGATACTAAATTAGTGAAAAAAGAGACCCCCTACG AGAACTACCACGGCTCTAACACTGTATTTTTAGTTGGTGTGCTCATGTCGGTGGTAGGGGGTGTTTTCATAGTATTTGCTCTGATGGCTCTCTGCTACAG AAGGAAGAGCACCGTCCAGAAGTACGACCAACCGTACGTGAAGAAACCGCCGCAGAGGGGTTACAGCGGCGTATCCGGTAATCATCATCCGGGACACGCAGTACTGGACAACGTGAACAACAAGATCCTCACGTTCAGCAGTATGCCCAATTGCAG CCGCGGCGAGACCCAGCGCGTGGTGTTTCGACCCCCGAATAACGTCGCCACCGCAGACGGGCCAAGAGTCAA gGAGCATAAGTCGCAGGTGAAGAGGCCAGGTATGAGCGAGGAAGATGGAGATACAGGAGCGGACGAGGTTGTCTCTTTCATCGATTTGCCGAACAACCTCACAAAGTTGCCCgagaaaggaattttaaagaaacacgGTGGTTATG GTATGGGAGGAGGGGCGGTAGCCAGCGTGGAACGCACTTTGGATCAACTGAACGGTTACCACGAGCATATTATCGAGGCGTTGAGGATGGCCGCGAATCAACGCGAGACATCTGGAACAACATCCGCTCCAATGGATGACGAGGCCTTGACGGAACCTCTGACCGAATTGTTAACGGAACCTCTGCCAGAATGTTATCCCACGGATTCGTATCGCAAAGACATCATAAAGCATATCGACAACCAAGCGGACGAGGAGTACGAGGAATACGTGCCGTCGTGCGGTGTGATTCGTATACGAAATCTGGAGGATTTGATCAAACAGCTGGAACGGCACTCGGCGCGCAACAGAAGTCCAAGCGGATCCGAGGACATGAGGATGTCCGAGAGCGAGGCAGATCGTCCCTACAGAAAAGATTCGTCCGTTTGTAGCGAGTCTTCCCAAGG AAGCAGAAGATGTAGCCGCGGCCGTGACGATACCTACGGTAGATATTGTCAACCATCGTCTCGAAGTCCTTACGGGACCCATCAGCACACTCAACACTCCCATCAAATGTACAAGGAGGAGGGTATCTATGCAACTGCCGACCCTGACAGAGGCTCAAATACTAGGGGTGAAACGCCCGATAGTGAAAG TGATGCATTTATTCAAGCTCAACAACTAGCCCGACGGACTAGTGAGGACGGAGTGCAACACCGGCCACCACAgcagccgccgccgccgccgccaccgccGCCACCTGCAATGACTGGTAGCACGGTGCAGTTGCTGCAATTGCATCATTCTCAACGAGAACATCGTCAACAACCGCAGCAGCAGCATCATTGCCACCATCACGCGCAGCAGTCGCAGCctcagcagcagcagcagccgcAGCCGTCGTCGCAACAGCAACATCAAcgtcaacaacaacaacaacagcagcagcagcagcagcagcagcaacaacaacaacaccaACTGCCGGTGGAACAACTGCCAATACAGCAGCGCGGCTATTATCCATCCCCACCCTACACTGATAACGGTCTCGAAAACGACGAGACTGAAAATGCTCAATCCCACCAACAACAAAAGCTCCCCGACGTTCGTGGAATCGATGTTAATCACTTGcctaatattaacaaatgcCCACTAGACGATAATTTTAGTCTAGATTGTAACATAAATAATGGTTCCcctaaagaattaaataccaACAACACTAGTGATAACGAAAATACTGCCCTACTGCCCCCTTCGCATTTTCCTGAGTACAagcattga
- the LOC551663 gene encoding disintegrin and metalloproteinase domain-containing protein 11 isoform X20: MFWLHCGLFVLVIAVPGFISSADSTSKREADYTLDDSFWNEETSVGEAERLLQEYRQNQELVQNIGAHYYQIIYPVQLRHHEKMGISTREVSVSKFPQRGYGEGGYQNVKGRMRTGRHFHRTSLLIKAFNHKFRLDLELNTQLLAPNLVQKDFLTVGAEQTSKQEIEHCYYHGTVRDYPGASAAFHTCNGVSGVIHLGNETFVIHPFYGGDLSQKHPHVIFEARTKANKGCANSGNLEWRVKNRRQKHVLGLSETTSDRYKRDVRETTKYIETAIIIDKAMFEKRNGSTRAEVVHDAIQVANIADMYFRTLNTRVSVIYIETWQGINQAEIATGMDIDLALLNLNDYMMRTMFRVPRDTTQLLTGETFAGGESGVAIPSTICKQKSVGISVDLNTYEPHLLAGTMAHMIGHNIGMSHDDGRSECICREWHGCIMAQSIVGLENVQPYTFSECSKTDYIEVLRSGNGFCLLNKPNEVEVRRSCGNRVIDEGEQCDCGSIEECHEYDPCCDPITCRLTSEAQCATGPCCSDCKLLARGVVCRESTNECDLPEVCTGETGQCPTDVYKKNGNPCSNNDGYCYNGVCPALNLQCEQIWGYGGVAADQQCFEQFNSKGSLSGHCGTDSSGHYIKCELENVRCGSLQCQQGRKLPTVAGIDHSRTIISIKGEEYECKSTTGKVEGSEMPGMGLVRDGTSCGDNLICVNQTCMSLYPLIGNERCPSNHNNHECSGNGVCTNLNNCYCNLGWSGPDCSIEQDIPTRPPITSSTEAAGKNGTDTKLVKKETPYENYHGSNTVFLVGVLMSVVGGVFIVFALMALCYRSVVVHKNYSLCLRRKSTVQKYDQPYVKKPPQRGYSGVSGNHHPGHAVLDNVNNKILTFSSMPNCSRGETQRVVFRPPNNVATADGPRVKEHKSQVKRPGMSEEDGDTGADEVVSFIDLPNNLTKLPEKGILKKHGGYGMGGGAVASVERTLDQLNGYHEHIIEALRMAANQRETSGTTSAPMDDEALTEPLTELLTEPLPECYPTDSYRKDIIKHIDNQADEEYEEYVPSCGVIRIRNLEDLIKQLERHSARNRSPSGSEDMRMSESEADRPYRKDSSVCSESSQGSTTSPTD, from the exons AAGCAGACTACACTTTAGATGATTCCTTCTGGAACGAAGAAACTTCCGTTg GTGAGGCCGAACGATTACTACAAGAATATCGACAAAACCAAGAGCTAGTACAAAATATCGGGGCCCATTACTATCAGATCATCTATCCAGTACAGTTACGGCATCACGAGAAAATGGGGATATCCACAAGAGAAGTGAGCGTATCCAAG TTTCCTCAAAGAGGATACGGAGAGGGTGGATATCAGAATGTTAAAGGCAGAATGAGA ACGGGGAGACATTTTCATCGGACGTCCCTCTTGATCAAGGcctttaatcataaatttcgcctagatttagaattaaatac GCAACTTTTAGCTCCGAATCTTGTGCAAAAAGACTTTTTAACCGTCGGTGCGGAACAAACTTCTAAACAG GAGATAGAGCACTGTTACTATCACGGTACCGTGAGGGATTATCCAGGAGCTAGCGCTGCTTTTCACACGTGTAACGGTGTCAGCGGTGTCATTCATTTAGGCAACGAGACATTTGTCATTCATCCATTTTACGGCGGCGATTTGTCG CAGAAACATCCTCACGTTATATTTGAAGCTCGAACAAAGGCTAACAAAGGCTGCGCTAACTCGGGAAATCTTGAGTGGCGTGTAAAGAACCGCCGGCAGAAGCATGTTCTGGGGCTATCGGAGACCACTTCCGATCGATACAAGAGAGACGTCCGTGAAACAACCAAATACATCGAAACTGCCATCATTATCGATAAGGCTATG TTCGAGAAGAGGAACGGTAGCACCAGAGCGGAGGTTGTTCACGATGCCATCCAAGTCGCTAATATCGCGGATATG tATTTCCGCACGTTAAATACTAGAGTCTCCGTCATATACATCGAAACCTGGCAGGGCATAAACCAGGCGGAAATCGCGACGGGCATGGATATCGATCTCGCTTTGCTCAATTTAAACGATTACATGATGCGAACGATGTTCCGTGTTCCTCGTGATACCACTCAATTACTCAC GGGTGAAACGTTCGCCGGTGGAGAATCAGGGGTTGCCATACCTTCAACTATCTGCAAACAAAAATCCGTAGGAATCAGCGTCGATTTGAATACATACGAGCCTCATCTTTTAGCCGGTACTATGGCTCATATGATCGGCCACAATATAGGAATGAGCCATGACGATGGAA GGAGCGAATGTATCTGCCGCGAATGGCACGGATGCATCATGGCTCAATCGATCGTTGGATTGGAGAACGTTCAGCCGTACACGTTTTCCGAATGTAGTAAAACAGATTACATAGAGGTGTTAAGAAGCGGAAACGGCTTTTGTCTTTTAAATAAACCAAACGAG GTCGAAGTGAGGAGATCTTGCGGAAACAGGGTAATCGACGAGGGAGAGCAATGTGATTGCGGATCGATCGAGGAGTGTCACGAGTACGACCCCTGCTGCGATCCGATCACCTGCAGACTCACCTCCGAAGCGCAATGCGCGACCGGTCCTTGCTGCAGCGATTGTAag CTGCTCGCGCGTGGCGTCGTGTGCCGGGAATCGACCAACGAATGCGATCTTCCGGAGGTGTGCACCGGCGAGACCGGCCAATGCCCGACGGACGTCTACAAGAAGAACGGGAATCCTTGCTCCAACAACGACGGGTATTGTTATAACGGCGTCTGCCCGGCGTTGAATCTCCAATGCGAGCAGATATGGGGATACGGTGGCGTTGCCGCGGACCAACAGTGCTTCGAGCAATTCAACTCGAAGGGATCGCTGAGCGGACACTGCGGCACCGACTCCTCCGGTCATTACATCAAATGCGAGCTAGA GAACGTTCGTTGCGGATCGTTACAGTGTCAACAAGGTAGAAAACTGCCAACGGTAGCGGGGATAGATCACTCTAGAactataatttcgataaaaggCGAGGAATACGAATGCAA ATCCACGACTGGAAAGGTGGAAGGATCCGAAATGCCAGGCATGGGATTGGTTCGCGATGGAACATCCTGCGGGGACAACTTG ATTTGCGTGAACCAAACGTGCATGAGCCTTTATCCGCTCATAGGCAACGAACGGTGTCCTAGCAATCACAACAATCACGAGTGCTCGGGAAATGGA GTGTGCACGAATTTGAACAATTGTTATTGCAACCTTGGATGGAGTGGACCAGATTGCTCCATAGAGCAGGATATCCCGACTCGTCCGCCGATAACATCTAGCACCGAAGCGGCCGGTAAAAATGGTACAGATACTAAATTAGTGAAAAAAGAGACCCCCTACG AGAACTACCACGGCTCTAACACTGTATTTTTAGTTGGTGTGCTCATGTCGGTGGTAGGGGGTGTTTTCATAGTATTTGCTCTGATGGCTCTCTGCTACAGGTCAGTCGTAGTACATAAAAACTACTCCCTCTGTCTCAG AAGGAAGAGCACCGTCCAGAAGTACGACCAACCGTACGTGAAGAAACCGCCGCAGAGGGGTTACAGCGGCGTATCCGGTAATCATCATCCGGGACACGCAGTACTGGACAACGTGAACAACAAGATCCTCACGTTCAGCAGTATGCCCAATTGCAG CCGCGGCGAGACCCAGCGCGTGGTGTTTCGACCCCCGAATAACGTCGCCACCGCAGACGGGCCAAGAGTCAA gGAGCATAAGTCGCAGGTGAAGAGGCCAGGTATGAGCGAGGAAGATGGAGATACAGGAGCGGACGAGGTTGTCTCTTTCATCGATTTGCCGAACAACCTCACAAAGTTGCCCgagaaaggaattttaaagaaacacgGTGGTTATG GTATGGGAGGAGGGGCGGTAGCCAGCGTGGAACGCACTTTGGATCAACTGAACGGTTACCACGAGCATATTATCGAGGCGTTGAGGATGGCCGCGAATCAACGCGAGACATCTGGAACAACATCCGCTCCAATGGATGACGAGGCCTTGACGGAACCTCTGACCGAATTGTTAACGGAACCTCTGCCAGAATGTTATCCCACGGATTCGTATCGCAAAGACATCATAAAGCATATCGACAACCAAGCGGACGAGGAGTACGAGGAATACGTGCCGTCGTGCGGTGTGATTCGTATACGAAATCTGGAGGATTTGATCAAACAGCTGGAACGGCACTCGGCGCGCAACAGAAGTCCAAGCGGATCCGAGGACATGAGGATGTCCGAGAGCGAGGCAGATCGTCCCTACAGAAAAGATTCGTCCGTTTGTAGCGAGTCTTCCCAAGG CTCAACAACTAGCCCGACGGACTAG
- the LOC551663 gene encoding disintegrin and metalloproteinase domain-containing protein 11 isoform X18 — protein sequence MFWLHCGLFVLVIAVPGFISSADSTSKREADYTLDDSFWNEETSVGEAERLLQEYRQNQELVQNIGAHYYQIIYPVQLRHHEKMGISTREVSVSKFPQRGYGEGGYQNVKGRMRTGRHFHRTSLLIKAFNHKFRLDLELNTQLLAPNLVQKDFLTVGAEQTSKQEIEHCYYHGTVRDYPGASAAFHTCNGVSGVIHLGNETFVIHPFYGGDLSQKHPHVIFEARTKANKGCANSGNLEWRVKNRRQKHVLGLSETTSDRYKRDVRETTKYIETAIIIDKAMFEKRNGSTRAEVVHDAIQVANIADMYFRTLNTRVSVIYIETWQGINQAEIATGMDIDLALLNLNDYMMRTMFRVPRDTTQLLTGETFAGGESGVAIPSTICKQKSVGISVDLNTYEPHLLAGTMAHMIGHNIGMSHDDGRSECICREWHGCIMAQSIVGLENVQPYTFSECSKTDYIEVLRSGNGFCLLNKPNEVEVRRSCGNRVIDEGEQCDCGSIEECHEYDPCCDPITCRLTSEAQCATGPCCSDCKLLARGVVCRESTNECDLPEVCTGETGQCPTDVYKKNGNPCSNNDGYCYNGVCPALNLQCEQIWGYGGVAADQQCFEQFNSKGSLSGHCGTDSSGHYIKCELENVRCGSLQCQQGRKLPTVAGIDHSRTIISIKGEEYECKSTTGKVEGSEMPGMGLVRDGTSCGDNLICVNQTCMSLYPLIGNERCPSNHNNHECSGNGVCTNLNNCYCNLGWSGPDCSIEQDIPTRPPITSSTEAAGKNGTDTKLVKKETPYENYHGSNTVFLVGVLMSVVGGVFIVFALMALCYRSVVVHKNYSLCLRRKSTVQKYDQPYVKKPPQRGYSGVSGNHHPGHAVLDNVNNKILTFSSMPNCSRGETQRVVFRPPNNVATADGPRVKEHKSQVKRPGMSEEDGDTGADEVVSFIDLPNNLTKLPEKGILKKHGGYGMGGGAVASVERTLDQLNGYHEHIIEALRMAANQRETSGTTSAPMDDEALTEPLTELLTEPLPECYPTDSYRKDIIKHIDNQADEEYEEYVPSCGVIRIRNLEDLIKQLERHSARNRSPSGSEDMRMSESEADRPYRKDSSVCSESSQGSRRCSRGRDDTYGRYCQPSSRSPYGTHQHTQHSHQMYKEEGIYATADPDRGSNTRGETPDSESSTTSPTD from the exons AAGCAGACTACACTTTAGATGATTCCTTCTGGAACGAAGAAACTTCCGTTg GTGAGGCCGAACGATTACTACAAGAATATCGACAAAACCAAGAGCTAGTACAAAATATCGGGGCCCATTACTATCAGATCATCTATCCAGTACAGTTACGGCATCACGAGAAAATGGGGATATCCACAAGAGAAGTGAGCGTATCCAAG TTTCCTCAAAGAGGATACGGAGAGGGTGGATATCAGAATGTTAAAGGCAGAATGAGA ACGGGGAGACATTTTCATCGGACGTCCCTCTTGATCAAGGcctttaatcataaatttcgcctagatttagaattaaatac GCAACTTTTAGCTCCGAATCTTGTGCAAAAAGACTTTTTAACCGTCGGTGCGGAACAAACTTCTAAACAG GAGATAGAGCACTGTTACTATCACGGTACCGTGAGGGATTATCCAGGAGCTAGCGCTGCTTTTCACACGTGTAACGGTGTCAGCGGTGTCATTCATTTAGGCAACGAGACATTTGTCATTCATCCATTTTACGGCGGCGATTTGTCG CAGAAACATCCTCACGTTATATTTGAAGCTCGAACAAAGGCTAACAAAGGCTGCGCTAACTCGGGAAATCTTGAGTGGCGTGTAAAGAACCGCCGGCAGAAGCATGTTCTGGGGCTATCGGAGACCACTTCCGATCGATACAAGAGAGACGTCCGTGAAACAACCAAATACATCGAAACTGCCATCATTATCGATAAGGCTATG TTCGAGAAGAGGAACGGTAGCACCAGAGCGGAGGTTGTTCACGATGCCATCCAAGTCGCTAATATCGCGGATATG tATTTCCGCACGTTAAATACTAGAGTCTCCGTCATATACATCGAAACCTGGCAGGGCATAAACCAGGCGGAAATCGCGACGGGCATGGATATCGATCTCGCTTTGCTCAATTTAAACGATTACATGATGCGAACGATGTTCCGTGTTCCTCGTGATACCACTCAATTACTCAC GGGTGAAACGTTCGCCGGTGGAGAATCAGGGGTTGCCATACCTTCAACTATCTGCAAACAAAAATCCGTAGGAATCAGCGTCGATTTGAATACATACGAGCCTCATCTTTTAGCCGGTACTATGGCTCATATGATCGGCCACAATATAGGAATGAGCCATGACGATGGAA GGAGCGAATGTATCTGCCGCGAATGGCACGGATGCATCATGGCTCAATCGATCGTTGGATTGGAGAACGTTCAGCCGTACACGTTTTCCGAATGTAGTAAAACAGATTACATAGAGGTGTTAAGAAGCGGAAACGGCTTTTGTCTTTTAAATAAACCAAACGAG GTCGAAGTGAGGAGATCTTGCGGAAACAGGGTAATCGACGAGGGAGAGCAATGTGATTGCGGATCGATCGAGGAGTGTCACGAGTACGACCCCTGCTGCGATCCGATCACCTGCAGACTCACCTCCGAAGCGCAATGCGCGACCGGTCCTTGCTGCAGCGATTGTAag CTGCTCGCGCGTGGCGTCGTGTGCCGGGAATCGACCAACGAATGCGATCTTCCGGAGGTGTGCACCGGCGAGACCGGCCAATGCCCGACGGACGTCTACAAGAAGAACGGGAATCCTTGCTCCAACAACGACGGGTATTGTTATAACGGCGTCTGCCCGGCGTTGAATCTCCAATGCGAGCAGATATGGGGATACGGTGGCGTTGCCGCGGACCAACAGTGCTTCGAGCAATTCAACTCGAAGGGATCGCTGAGCGGACACTGCGGCACCGACTCCTCCGGTCATTACATCAAATGCGAGCTAGA GAACGTTCGTTGCGGATCGTTACAGTGTCAACAAGGTAGAAAACTGCCAACGGTAGCGGGGATAGATCACTCTAGAactataatttcgataaaaggCGAGGAATACGAATGCAA ATCCACGACTGGAAAGGTGGAAGGATCCGAAATGCCAGGCATGGGATTGGTTCGCGATGGAACATCCTGCGGGGACAACTTG ATTTGCGTGAACCAAACGTGCATGAGCCTTTATCCGCTCATAGGCAACGAACGGTGTCCTAGCAATCACAACAATCACGAGTGCTCGGGAAATGGA GTGTGCACGAATTTGAACAATTGTTATTGCAACCTTGGATGGAGTGGACCAGATTGCTCCATAGAGCAGGATATCCCGACTCGTCCGCCGATAACATCTAGCACCGAAGCGGCCGGTAAAAATGGTACAGATACTAAATTAGTGAAAAAAGAGACCCCCTACG AGAACTACCACGGCTCTAACACTGTATTTTTAGTTGGTGTGCTCATGTCGGTGGTAGGGGGTGTTTTCATAGTATTTGCTCTGATGGCTCTCTGCTACAGGTCAGTCGTAGTACATAAAAACTACTCCCTCTGTCTCAG AAGGAAGAGCACCGTCCAGAAGTACGACCAACCGTACGTGAAGAAACCGCCGCAGAGGGGTTACAGCGGCGTATCCGGTAATCATCATCCGGGACACGCAGTACTGGACAACGTGAACAACAAGATCCTCACGTTCAGCAGTATGCCCAATTGCAG CCGCGGCGAGACCCAGCGCGTGGTGTTTCGACCCCCGAATAACGTCGCCACCGCAGACGGGCCAAGAGTCAA gGAGCATAAGTCGCAGGTGAAGAGGCCAGGTATGAGCGAGGAAGATGGAGATACAGGAGCGGACGAGGTTGTCTCTTTCATCGATTTGCCGAACAACCTCACAAAGTTGCCCgagaaaggaattttaaagaaacacgGTGGTTATG GTATGGGAGGAGGGGCGGTAGCCAGCGTGGAACGCACTTTGGATCAACTGAACGGTTACCACGAGCATATTATCGAGGCGTTGAGGATGGCCGCGAATCAACGCGAGACATCTGGAACAACATCCGCTCCAATGGATGACGAGGCCTTGACGGAACCTCTGACCGAATTGTTAACGGAACCTCTGCCAGAATGTTATCCCACGGATTCGTATCGCAAAGACATCATAAAGCATATCGACAACCAAGCGGACGAGGAGTACGAGGAATACGTGCCGTCGTGCGGTGTGATTCGTATACGAAATCTGGAGGATTTGATCAAACAGCTGGAACGGCACTCGGCGCGCAACAGAAGTCCAAGCGGATCCGAGGACATGAGGATGTCCGAGAGCGAGGCAGATCGTCCCTACAGAAAAGATTCGTCCGTTTGTAGCGAGTCTTCCCAAGG AAGCAGAAGATGTAGCCGCGGCCGTGACGATACCTACGGTAGATATTGTCAACCATCGTCTCGAAGTCCTTACGGGACCCATCAGCACACTCAACACTCCCATCAAATGTACAAGGAGGAGGGTATCTATGCAACTGCCGACCCTGACAGAGGCTCAAATACTAGGGGTGAAACGCCCGATAGTGAAAG CTCAACAACTAGCCCGACGGACTAG